In Micromonospora sp. NBC_01813, the following are encoded in one genomic region:
- a CDS encoding amidohydrolase family protein has protein sequence MCEPKIPRRRLLVAGAAVGVGAAAAAVGIPLLRGEDDPATVTLPDAEPLRIDHVTVIDPLDGSRQEDISVVVNGGRVTAVGRNVPASQTASTVDGSGRFVVPGYVNMHTHVLQADQPEARLAALLAEGVTGMRQMAGSEQLLRYRAQGRLPLTEYAPALLAMPGDLLLPFRAGSAEEAREEVRRQRDQGADFIKTVLFDREVFLAAVDEARAVGLPTAGHLPAQITPEEAAAAGFGCLEHFGTGTPVWISCSTEGDALLGRDDTSLPVPNWVLGLPFVEKIVMGQMRKRLVNPAAFDDPETVALLRQAIDTFDETRAAALAATWVGSGTWQVPTLVRLRTQFLADDPQYRQDPAHRLMTPDESEDWRDVLGTFTALPAEMKETYRLAYATTLRLTKICHDAGVRMMTGTDSSGATPGQTMRLEFQEMAAAGLSALDILRAATTAPAEFLGRTSQAGRVAPGMEADFLLLGADPLRDVANLSDVTAVVRAGHHLTREQITTRINTKLAENGS, from the coding sequence ATGTGTGAGCCCAAGATCCCCCGGCGCCGGCTTCTGGTGGCCGGTGCGGCCGTCGGCGTGGGGGCCGCCGCCGCAGCCGTGGGGATCCCGCTCCTGCGGGGCGAGGACGACCCGGCGACGGTCACGCTCCCCGATGCCGAACCGCTGCGGATCGACCACGTGACGGTGATCGACCCGCTGGACGGCTCCCGGCAGGAGGACATCTCCGTCGTCGTGAACGGCGGGCGCGTCACCGCCGTGGGCCGGAACGTCCCGGCGTCGCAGACTGCATCCACCGTGGATGGTTCCGGCCGCTTCGTCGTCCCCGGCTACGTGAACATGCACACGCATGTGCTGCAGGCCGACCAGCCGGAGGCCCGCCTCGCCGCCCTGCTCGCCGAGGGGGTGACCGGGATGCGGCAGATGGCGGGCAGCGAACAGCTCCTGCGCTACCGCGCGCAAGGCAGACTGCCGCTCACCGAGTACGCTCCCGCGCTGCTCGCCATGCCAGGCGACCTGCTCCTGCCGTTCCGGGCGGGATCGGCCGAAGAGGCCCGCGAGGAGGTACGGCGCCAGCGCGACCAGGGCGCCGACTTCATCAAGACCGTGCTCTTCGACCGGGAGGTGTTCCTGGCCGCCGTGGACGAGGCCCGCGCGGTCGGACTTCCCACCGCCGGTCACCTGCCGGCACAGATCACCCCCGAGGAAGCCGCCGCCGCCGGCTTCGGCTGCCTGGAACATTTCGGTACGGGTACCCCCGTGTGGATCTCCTGCTCCACCGAAGGCGACGCCCTGCTGGGCCGGGACGACACCAGCCTGCCGGTCCCAAACTGGGTGCTGGGCCTGCCGTTCGTCGAGAAGATCGTCATGGGGCAGATGCGCAAACGGCTCGTCAACCCGGCCGCGTTCGACGACCCCGAAACGGTCGCGCTGCTCCGCCAGGCCATCGACACGTTCGACGAGACCCGGGCCGCCGCCCTCGCCGCCACCTGGGTCGGCAGCGGCACCTGGCAGGTGCCCACGCTGGTGCGCCTGCGTACGCAGTTCCTGGCCGACGACCCGCAATACCGGCAGGATCCCGCGCATCGGCTCATGACACCGGACGAGTCCGAGGACTGGCGCGACGTGCTTGGCACGTTCACGGCGCTGCCGGCGGAGATGAAGGAGACCTACCGTCTCGCCTATGCGACGACCCTGCGGCTGACGAAAATCTGCCACGACGCGGGCGTACGGATGATGACCGGCACCGATTCGTCCGGCGCCACCCCCGGTCAGACCATGCGCCTGGAGTTCCAGGAGATGGCCGCCGCCGGCCTGTCCGCGCTGGACATCCTCCGGGCGGCCACCACGGCACCCGCCGAGTTCCTCGGCCGGACGTCACAGGCTGGCCGGGTCGCGCCAGGCATGGAGGCGGACTTCCTGCTCCTGGGTGCGGACCCGTTGCGCGACGTCGCCAATCTGTCGGACGTGACGGCCGTGGTCCGCGCCGGCCACCACCTCACCCGGGAGCAGATAACCACCCGCATCAACACCAAGCTGGCCGAAAATGGATCGTGA
- a CDS encoding TetR/AcrR family transcriptional regulator, with the protein MVEVADEPTGRNTRRKTRTRAALVRAAQQILAEGGGDGVSIQAIAERADVGFGSFYNHFQSKTELFTTAYAEAFQAYVAWRDAQIPAGTDPVARFAMSVRLTGRLGLLRPEIAKVLTSRLAGSARGDHGPAGPGLRMALLGALAALNPGRTDPAGAEVTVIAAAGAIDAILRATAHRPAQEHARLADGLARDLLRMLGADDDRIAALLAEPCPPTTAPSEDH; encoded by the coding sequence GTGGTGGAGGTCGCTGACGAACCGACAGGTCGGAACACGCGGCGCAAGACCAGGACCCGGGCGGCCCTCGTCCGCGCGGCGCAGCAGATCCTGGCCGAGGGGGGCGGCGACGGCGTCAGCATCCAGGCCATCGCGGAACGCGCCGACGTCGGCTTCGGCTCCTTCTACAACCACTTCCAGAGCAAGACGGAACTCTTCACGACGGCGTACGCCGAGGCGTTCCAGGCGTACGTGGCCTGGCGCGACGCCCAGATTCCAGCCGGTACTGATCCGGTCGCCCGGTTCGCGATGAGCGTGCGGCTCACCGGGCGGCTCGGACTCCTGCGCCCGGAAATCGCCAAGGTCCTCACCAGCCGACTCGCGGGGTCCGCCCGCGGCGACCACGGCCCAGCCGGCCCCGGCCTGCGCATGGCCCTGCTCGGTGCCCTCGCCGCGCTGAACCCCGGTCGCACCGACCCCGCCGGCGCCGAGGTCACGGTCATCGCCGCCGCCGGTGCCATCGACGCGATCCTGCGGGCGACAGCGCACCGACCGGCCCAGGAGCACGCCCGCTTGGCCGATGGCCTGGCCCGCGACCTGCTACGCATGCTCGGCGCCGACGACGACCGCATCGCCGCCCTGCTCGCCGAGCCGTGCCCACCAACCACCGCACCCAGCGAGGATCACTGA
- a CDS encoding GNAT family N-acetyltransferase, protein MLRLQRLDESHSAALLSFELANRAYFARTVPDRGDAYFAEFAARHAALLAEQATGRCHFHVMVDDDGAVLGRFNLIDVADGCAELGFRVAQAASGRGLAKQGVREVCALARDEYRLQRLVASASLENTASLGVLRSTGFVPIGEFTLDGHACLRYRRELVTAV, encoded by the coding sequence GTGCTCCGGTTGCAGCGTCTCGACGAGAGTCACTCGGCCGCGCTGCTGAGCTTCGAGCTGGCGAACAGGGCGTACTTCGCCCGGACCGTGCCCGATCGGGGTGACGCGTACTTCGCCGAGTTCGCCGCCCGGCACGCGGCTCTGCTCGCGGAGCAGGCCACGGGCCGCTGCCACTTCCACGTCATGGTTGACGACGACGGGGCTGTGCTCGGCCGCTTCAACCTGATAGACGTCGCCGACGGGTGCGCGGAGCTGGGCTTCCGAGTGGCACAGGCGGCGTCCGGTCGCGGGTTGGCAAAACAAGGGGTACGCGAGGTCTGTGCACTGGCCCGCGACGAGTATCGGTTGCAGCGGCTGGTCGCGTCGGCCTCGCTGGAGAACACTGCCTCGCTCGGCGTCCTGCGTAGCACCGGATTCGTCCCGATCGGCGAGTTCACGCTCGACGGCCATGCCTGCTTGCGCTACCGCCGAGAGCTAGTGACGGCTGTGTGA
- a CDS encoding VOC family protein, whose product MAIQRMDNVLIVVEDLDAVISFFVELGMELEGRGPVEGRWVERVIGVDDVRQEIAMLRTPDGHSKIELAMFHTPKAIRPEPKDAPANTLGIRRVMFAVDDIESVVARLHNHGAELVGELAQYEDLYKLCYVRGPEGIIVGLAEQLS is encoded by the coding sequence ATGGCGATCCAGCGGATGGACAACGTCCTCATCGTTGTCGAGGACCTCGACGCCGTCATCTCGTTCTTCGTCGAGCTCGGCATGGAGTTGGAGGGCCGGGGACCGGTCGAAGGACGGTGGGTGGAGCGGGTCATCGGGGTCGACGACGTCCGACAGGAGATCGCGATGCTGCGGACCCCGGACGGCCACAGCAAAATCGAGCTGGCGATGTTCCACACCCCGAAGGCGATCAGGCCCGAGCCGAAGGACGCACCGGCCAACACGCTGGGCATCCGTCGCGTCATGTTCGCCGTCGACGACATCGAGTCAGTCGTCGCCCGGCTGCACAACCACGGCGCCGAACTCGTCGGTGAGCTCGCGCAGTACGAGGACCTCTACAAACTCTGCTACGTCCGCGGCCCCGAAGGCATCATCGTCGGCTTGGCCGAGCAGCTCAGCTGA
- a CDS encoding LLM class flavin-dependent oxidoreductase: MTAPSQVDYRDVLRVWREADSIPVIEHAWLYDHLMPIFGDPNGPTYEGWTLLAALAAQTRRLRLGLLVTSNRFRPPAMLAKIAATVDVISGGRLDFGIGAGSRPSHPLARREYDAHGLPFDDFGHSVGSLAEACTIIRRLWTETEPFDFHGSHHRLTGAFGNPKPVQLPYPPILIGGRSAALLRVVAEHADLWNIPGGDLADAASRSALLDRYCAEIGRDPAAITRSIHLPVSYDQPSVTRAAIAEGIDAGFGHIVLGLSTPYPADVAHWVADELIPITAV, translated from the coding sequence ATGACCGCCCCGTCCCAGGTCGACTACCGCGACGTGCTGCGGGTCTGGCGCGAGGCGGACTCGATCCCGGTGATCGAACACGCCTGGCTCTACGACCACCTCATGCCGATCTTCGGTGACCCGAACGGGCCGACGTACGAAGGCTGGACCCTGCTCGCGGCGCTCGCCGCGCAGACCCGGCGGCTGCGCCTCGGACTGCTGGTGACCAGCAACCGGTTCCGGCCACCCGCGATGCTGGCCAAGATCGCCGCGACCGTCGATGTCATCTCCGGTGGACGGCTCGACTTCGGCATCGGTGCCGGCTCCCGGCCCAGCCACCCGCTGGCCCGGCGCGAGTACGACGCCCACGGCCTGCCGTTCGACGACTTCGGCCACTCGGTTGGCAGCCTCGCCGAGGCGTGCACCATCATCCGACGCTTGTGGACCGAGACCGAGCCGTTCGACTTCCACGGCAGCCACCACCGGCTCACCGGAGCGTTCGGCAACCCGAAGCCGGTGCAGCTCCCGTACCCGCCGATTTTGATCGGGGGACGCTCGGCGGCCCTGCTCCGGGTGGTCGCCGAGCACGCCGACCTGTGGAACATCCCCGGCGGCGACCTCGCCGACGCGGCCAGCCGCAGCGCGCTGCTGGACCGCTACTGCGCCGAGATCGGCCGCGACCCGGCGGCCATCACCCGCTCCATCCACCTGCCGGTCTCCTACGACCAGCCCAGCGTCACCCGGGCCGCGATCGCCGAAGGGATCGACGCAGGCTTCGGGCACATCGTCCTCGGACTGTCGACGCCCTACCCGGCAGACGTCGCCCACTGGGTCGCCGACGAACTCATCCCCATCACGGCGGTCTGA